The Agromyces mangrovi genome contains a region encoding:
- a CDS encoding helix-turn-helix transcriptional regulator yields the protein MSDTTTRALALLNLLQTHRHWTGDDLALRLDVTVRTVRRDIDRLRDLGYRIESTSGTTGGYRLAPGGAVPPLLLTDDEAVAIAIGLRIAASERLLSGSETALTALAKLEQVLPAPLRRRVNALAESVQPTGIRPGTPVSTEVLGELALACRDHERVRFRYTSADGTATTRRVEPHVVAPADRHWYLLCWDLGRDDWRTFRVDRLADVEHTRVLFPPRRLTAEEVEEFILVAQSWSRQPVEADVVMDLPLDEMRAHFGQWGQGATAEDELRTRWPVGGRDWRETMYGMTYVPAGVAFTTDLAEPGRSELREVLERMLRALDDPAPAPRP from the coding sequence ATGTCCGATACGACCACGCGGGCGCTGGCCCTGCTGAACCTGCTCCAGACCCACCGGCACTGGACGGGCGACGACCTCGCCCTGCGCCTCGACGTGACGGTGCGCACCGTGCGGCGCGACATCGATCGACTCCGCGACCTCGGCTACCGCATCGAGTCGACGTCGGGCACGACCGGCGGCTACCGGCTCGCGCCCGGGGGTGCCGTGCCGCCGCTGCTGCTCACGGACGACGAGGCCGTCGCGATCGCGATCGGGTTGCGCATCGCCGCGTCCGAACGCCTGCTGAGCGGATCCGAGACGGCGCTCACCGCGCTCGCGAAGCTCGAGCAGGTGCTGCCGGCGCCGCTGCGTCGGCGCGTCAACGCGCTCGCGGAGTCCGTGCAGCCCACGGGCATCCGCCCCGGCACCCCCGTGTCGACCGAGGTGCTCGGGGAACTCGCCCTCGCGTGCCGCGACCACGAGCGCGTGCGCTTCCGCTACACGTCGGCCGACGGCACCGCCACGACGCGACGCGTCGAGCCGCACGTCGTCGCTCCCGCCGACCGGCACTGGTACCTGCTGTGCTGGGACCTCGGCAGGGACGACTGGCGGACGTTCCGCGTCGATCGTCTGGCCGACGTGGAGCACACACGCGTGCTGTTCCCTCCCCGGCGGCTCACCGCCGAGGAGGTCGAGGAGTTCATCCTCGTCGCGCAGTCGTGGTCGCGCCAGCCGGTGGAGGCGGACGTCGTGATGGACCTGCCGCTCGACGAGATGCGCGCGCACTTCGGGCAGTGGGGTCAGGGGGCGACGGCCGAGGACGAACTGCGCACGCGCTGGCCGGTCGGCGGTCGCGACTGGCGGGAGACCATGTACGGCATGACCTACGTGCCGGCGGGCGTCGCGTTCACGACCGACCTCGCGGAGCCGGGGCGCTCGGAGCTGCGCGAGGTGCTCGAGCGGATGCTCCGGGCGCTCGACGACCCGGCGCCTGCGCCCCGGCCGTGA
- the vapC gene encoding type II toxin-antitoxin system VapC family toxin, which translates to MARPVILVDTSAWIEFLRDTDDPVVAELAEAIGSGTEVAITEPIVMELLAGATSAQLERSIGALVNGLPVVPVDGPLDYRAAAQLSVASRRNGHPIRSLVDCLIAAVALRRGLTVLHRDRDFEFLAQVSPLRTRTA; encoded by the coding sequence TTGGCGCGACCAGTGATCCTCGTCGACACGTCGGCGTGGATCGAGTTCCTTCGCGATACCGACGACCCCGTCGTCGCGGAGCTCGCCGAAGCGATCGGGTCCGGTACCGAGGTGGCGATCACCGAGCCGATCGTCATGGAGTTGCTCGCCGGTGCGACCTCGGCGCAACTGGAGCGGAGCATCGGTGCGCTCGTGAACGGCCTGCCCGTCGTGCCGGTGGACGGTCCGCTCGACTACCGTGCGGCGGCCCAGCTCTCCGTCGCCTCGCGCCGGAACGGGCACCCGATTCGAAGCCTCGTCGACTGCCTCATCGCGGCGGTTGCGCTCCGTCGAGGGTTGACCGTGCTGCACCGGGACCGCGACTTCGAGTTCCTTGCCCAGGTCAGCCCACTGCGCACGCGAACTGCGTGA
- a CDS encoding type II toxin-antitoxin system VapB family antitoxin translates to MTRTNIDIDDELIAEAMSRFDLSTKREAVDFALRRLVGVQLTTEALLALRGSGWGGDVDEIRDDNDPWRDQ, encoded by the coding sequence ATGACACGCACAAACATCGACATCGATGACGAGCTCATCGCCGAGGCGATGAGTCGGTTCGATCTTTCGACGAAGCGAGAGGCCGTCGACTTCGCGCTGCGCCGATTGGTCGGGGTGCAGCTCACCACGGAGGCGCTGTTGGCGCTGCGCGGGAGCGGCTGGGGTGGGGACGTCGACGAGATCCGCGACGACAATGACCCTTGGCGCGACCAGTGA
- a CDS encoding oxygenase MpaB family protein encodes MTIEDTNAPTRRAEREWLDELPTQTLQQAATPFIAVGSAANIIMQLSWPAVGYGVKDSRVESALFRDPERRRRTTIGFLAVAVFGNAEERAAFRRATNRSHAQVRSPEGAKPAYNAFDPELQRWVAACLYIGFEDAYEAVWGELDDATREAMYAESVVLGGMLQMPADLWPTDRAAFQEYWEDGLERAHIDDSVRAYLTSVMRLEYLTKPPRRALVRLRELATAGSLPAQLREQMQLPWSEKHANKFRRFSRTVAWVVRRMPPKRRTAMFTNILDDVKLRMAEGRPLFE; translated from the coding sequence ATGACGATCGAAGACACGAACGCGCCGACACGGCGCGCCGAGCGCGAGTGGCTCGACGAGCTGCCCACGCAGACGCTGCAGCAGGCGGCGACGCCGTTCATCGCCGTCGGCAGCGCGGCGAACATCATCATGCAGCTGTCGTGGCCGGCCGTCGGGTACGGCGTGAAGGACAGCAGGGTCGAGTCCGCGCTCTTCCGCGACCCCGAGCGGCGGCGGCGCACGACCATCGGATTCCTCGCGGTCGCGGTCTTCGGCAACGCCGAGGAACGCGCCGCCTTCCGCCGCGCGACGAACCGGTCGCACGCCCAGGTGCGCTCCCCCGAGGGTGCGAAGCCGGCGTACAACGCGTTCGACCCGGAGCTGCAACGCTGGGTCGCTGCGTGCCTCTACATCGGATTCGAGGACGCCTACGAGGCGGTGTGGGGCGAGCTCGACGACGCCACGCGCGAGGCGATGTACGCAGAGAGCGTCGTGCTCGGCGGCATGCTCCAGATGCCCGCCGACCTGTGGCCCACCGACCGCGCGGCCTTCCAGGAGTACTGGGAGGACGGTCTCGAGCGAGCGCACATCGACGACTCGGTGCGGGCCTACCTCACCAGTGTGATGCGCCTCGAGTATCTGACGAAGCCGCCGCGGCGCGCACTCGTGCGGCTGCGCGAACTGGCCACGGCCGGCAGCCTCCCCGCGCAGCTCCGCGAGCAGATGCAGCTCCCGTGGAGCGAGAAGCACGCGAACAAGTTCCGTCGGTTCTCACGAACGGTCGCCTGGGTGGTGCGACGGATGCCGCCGAAGCGACGCACCGCGATGTTCACGAACATCCTCGACGACGTGAAGCTCCGCATGGCCGAGGGGCGCCCGCTCTTCGAGTGA